The Phacochoerus africanus isolate WHEZ1 chromosome X, ROS_Pafr_v1, whole genome shotgun sequence genome has a segment encoding these proteins:
- the VGLL1 gene encoding transcription cofactor vestigial-like protein 1 has translation MTMEEVRKTTVQRQSPIKTEWNSRCVLFTYFQGDISSVVDEHFSRALGTVRSPQGLSPSGRSGDVILRNDSAMPPNQWRFSSPWTKPQPEASFANGAASCSLSGSGPLAVDQYPLSLTGSPSVQPSELRHFSSLASPSFPEPGYPHAFSTGHLVPEPQPDGKYEPLLSLLQQERCLAHPQESAKWEACSSAQTVGSTGLLLNLPPSSAPFKKIYFPPDGGSAGASLAAEKSRAPERRKDLFFY, from the exons ATGACGATGGAAGAAGTAAGGAAAACCACTGTCCAGAGGCAGAGCCCCATCAAGACTGAATGGAATTCCCGCTGTGTCCTTTTTACCTATTTCCAAGGGGACATCAGCAGCGTGGTGGATGAGCACTTCTCCAGAGCGCTGGGCACTGTCAGGAGCCCCCAGGGACTGAGCCCTTCCGGCCGCAGCGGAGATGTGATCCTGAGGAATG ATAGTGCCATGCCTCCAAATCAGTGGCGTTTCTCTTCTCCGTGGACAAAGCCACAGCCGGAAGCATCTTTTGCAAATGGTGCCGCCAGCTGCAGCTTGAGCGGATCTGGTCCCCTGGCGGTGGATCAGTACCCACTGTCTCTGACCGGGAGCCCCTCCGTTCAGCCCAGCGAGCTGCGGCATTTCTCCTCCCTCGCCAGCCCCAGCTTCCCAGAGCCTGGCTACCCTCATGCCTTCTCCACTGGGCACTTGGTTCCAGAGCCCCAGCCTGATGGGAAATATGAGCCTCTCCTGAGTCTGCTCCAGCAAGAGAGATGCCTTGCGCATCCTCAGGAATCTGCCAAGTGGGAGGCGTGCAGCTCTGCCCAGACCGTCGGAAGCACCGGATTGCTCttgaacctgcctcccagctcaGCCCCCT ttaAGAAAATCTATTTCCCCCCAGATGGTGGATCTGCTGGTGCCAGCCTTGCAGCCGAAA